The following is a genomic window from Bacillus sp. FJAT-52991.
GCAGCTTATTAATTAAGCAAATCAAGGATACGATTTAAATCATCCACAGATAAAAATTCAATTTCAATCTTTCCATTTTGCTTATCTTTCATTTGTTTAATATGAACAGCTGTGCCAAATCGTTCTCGCAACACTTCTTCTCTTTCTTTCAACAAAGGATGCTTTTCTTGTTTCAGGGACGATGTTTCACGTGAAACATTTTCATTCGTTTGTTGAATGAGCCTTTCTAATTGACGAACGTTTAAATGCTCTTTTACCGTTTGGTCAGCCAGCTGGCTTATTTTTTCTTTATTTTTTAATCCAACGAGTGCTCGGCCATGTCCCATCGATAGCTTTCCATCCATAATATATTGCTGAACTTGTTCTGGTAACGTCAGCAAGCGGACATAGTTGGCGATATGTGAGCGACTTTTTCCCATTCGTTTCGCTAATTGTTCTTGTGTGAAATTCAATTTCTCCATCAATGTTTGGTAGGCGGTTGCCTCCTCAATTGTTGTTAAATCTTCACGTTGGAGATTTTCTAAAAGAGCCATCTCCATCATTTGTTGATCA
Proteins encoded in this region:
- a CDS encoding ParB/RepB/Spo0J family partition protein, whose amino-acid sequence is MAKGLGKGINAIFKDLEPENAEAVKEVKLKELRPNPYQPRKIFNEEAIEELKSSIIEHGILQPIIVRQSIKGYEIVVGERRFRAAKAAELEKIPVVVRRLSDQQMMEMALLENLQREDLTTIEEATAYQTLMEKLNFTQEQLAKRMGKSRSHIANYVRLLTLPEQVQQYIMDGKLSMGHGRALVGLKNKEKISQLADQTVKEHLNVRQLERLIQQTNENVSRETSSLKQEKHPLLKEREEVLRERFGTAVHIKQMKDKQNGKIEIEFLSVDDLNRILDLLN